The stretch of DNA GCCGGCAAGCGATTCATCGTGCCGATGAAGTCCGCGACGAAGGCATTGGCCGGATGCCGGTAGATGTCCTGCGGCGTGCCGCTTTGCGCGATGTGCCCCTTGTCCATCACGATGATCCGGTCGCCAAGCGCCATCGCCTCGGCCTGGTCGTGCGTGACATAGACGGTGGTGATGCGCAGGCTGCGCAGCAGCTGGTTGATGTCGGCGCGCAGCGCATCACGCAGCTTGGCATCGAGCGCCGTCAGCGGTTCGTCCAGCAGCAGCACACGCGGCTGCACGGCGATGGCGCGCGCCAGCGCCACGCGCTGGCGCTGGCCGCCCGACAGCTGGTCGACACGCCGGTTGGCGAAGGTGCCCAGCTGCATCATGGCGAGCATGTCGTCGACCCGACGCCGGCGGGTCTGGGCGTCGACCTTGCGCACGCGCAGGCCATAGCTGATATTCTCGGCCACGGTCATATTGGGGAACAGGGCATAGTTCTGGAACACCATGCCGACGCCGCGCTGCTCGATCGGCAGATGCGTGACCGCTGCGCCGCCGAACAGGATCTCTCCGCCCGTATCGGGAAATTCCAGCCCCGCGATCATCCGCAGCGTGGTGGTCTTGCCGCAACCGGACGGACCGAGCAGCACGACAGTTTCGCCGGCACCGATGTCCAGATCCAGTGGCTCGAGCGCGCGCGTGCCGTCAGGGAACGTCTTGCCGCATTGGCGCAGGGCGATGGGGGTGGGCTCATGCATGGCGGGGTGCCTCCGTCTGTGGCTGGGACTGCGGGGTGCTGTCCGGTCCGGCTGGGGAGTTATGCGAACTGGTGACCGTGGCGAACGGCATGGGCGTGTCCTGTACCGGATGTCGTTGGGCGCGCGCACCCAGCGCGGACACTATTTGCATGATCACCAGCAGCGGAATGATCATCAGGAAAAACACGATGGTGTAGGCAGAGCCGATCTCCAGGCGCATCGAGGCATAGCTGTCGGCGAGTCCGACCGGAAGCGTCTGCGTGGTGGGCGTATGGAGCATCCATGTCAGGTTGAATTCGCCGACCGAAAGCGTCACGACCATCAGCGCGCCGGCGAGTATCCCTTGCCGGCAATTGGGCAGCACCACGGTGAAAAATCGCTGCATGCGTGTCGCGCCGAGGCTGGCGGCGGCGTCCTCGAGCGTGCGGATATCGATGGCGGACATGATGGCCAGCACCGAGCGCACCATGAAGGGCAGGGTGAACAGCACATGCCCGATCAGGATAAAGACCCAACTAGTGCGCAGCCATGGCAGGCCCCCATACAGCAGGATCAGGCCGAGTGCCGTCGCAAGTCCGGGGATCGCCACCGGCAGCATCAGCAGTTCTTCGATCAGCCGGGTCACGCGGCTGCGGCGCAGCGCCATGTAATAGGCGGCTGGAACGCCGAGCACCAGCGTGCAGGCCAGGCACGCCAGCGCGATCCATAGCGACAGGAAGATGGTGTTGCGGTACAGGCCCCACACTTCCTCGACCCAGCGCGTGGTCAGGCCGCTCTGCAGCCCGACGAAGATATTGCTGGTGAGTCCGGCCAGCACCGACAGCGCTACGGGGACGGTCATGAACGCGCAAACGGCGAGGGTCAGCGCGAGTTGCGCCCAATAGGCGGAGCCGCGACGGTTGGTCTTCATGCTTGCTCCTACGCGGTGGCGGCAACCGCGTTGCCGGAAAGATGGCGCGCCACCGCCAGCAGCGCCCAGGTCACGACCCCGAGCAGGATGGACAGTGCGGCGGCCATGCCGAAGTTGGCGTAGTTGGTGAACTCGTTGTAGATGGTGAGCGGCAGCACATCGAGTTGCGTGGCCAGGGTGAAGGCGGTGCCGAACGCGCCCATGCTGGTGGCGAAGCAGATCGCGCCGCTGGAGATCAGGGCCGGCATCAGCGCCGGCAGCATCACGTCGCGCACCACGCGCCACCGGCCGGCGCCCAGTGAGCGGGCCGCTTCCTCCAGCGAGGCGTCGAGTTTTTCGACCGCCGCCATCACGGTCAGGATCACGCGTGGAATGGAGAAATACAGGTAGCCGACAAACAACCCGGCCATGCCATAAGCAAAGGTCCAGCGCTCGCCGGCGAGCAGGTCGCCCACCGATGCGAGCAGGCCGTTGCGGCCGCCCAGCATGATGACCATGAACCCGATCACCACGCCGGGAAAGGCCAGCGGAAAGGTCAGCATGGCGACCAGCACCGGCTTGCCCGGCACCGGATGCCGCTGCAGGAAGGTCCCCGCCACGCCCGCGATTGCAAGCGTGGCCAGCGTCACCGAGGCCGACAACAGTACCGTGGACAGCAGGCTGTGCAGGTAGCGCGGGCTGGACAGCACGGTCCAGTAGACTCCCGCTCCGCTTTCCCCCGCCACGCTGACCGCCAGCAATTTGGCCATCGGCAGGCAGAAGAACGCCAGGAAAACGATCAGCGCCGGCAGGGCGAAGACGATCAGCGTGCGGGCGGTTGGCGCAGTGGTGCGACGGCGCATGGGTTTCTCCATCTTGAGAGGGGCTGGCCGGGGCGACGCGCGCCCCGGCGCGGCGTCAGCGCACTTCCTTCAGGTACTGGTCGCTGAAGGCCTTTTGTGCTTCGGCCATCTTGCCGTAGTCGATGGTCTTCGCGCGCGCATAGTCCGAGGCGGGCAGGAAGCGGGATTCCACTTCCTTCGACACGGCCTTGGCCCGTACCGGGCGCAGATAGGCATTGGCCCACAGCGACTGGCCGGCATCGGACAGCACGAAGTCGAGCACCTTGCGGGCTTCAGCAGGATGCGGCGCCTTGTTGACCATGCTCATGACGTAGGGCACCACCAGCGAGCCCTCCCGGGGAATCACGAAGGCAACGTTGGCGCGATCCTTGTAGCGCGCGCGATAGGCGTTGAAGTCGTAGTCCAGCAGGATCGGGATTTCACCGGACAGCACGCGCGCGTACGCGGTCTGCTTCGGCACGATGGGCTGGTTCTTCTGCAGGTCCTTGAAGAACTTGAGGGCCGGGCCGAAGTTGTCCAGCGAGCCGCCCAGGGCCTGGTTGATCGCCACCGCGCCAACATAGCCGACAAAGGCGCTGGCCGGGTCGAGATAGCCAACCATGCCCTTGTACTCGGGCTTCTGCAGGTCGGCCCATGACTGCGGCACCGGTTTGCCGCGCAACGCGTCGACATTGACCATCAGGCCCAGCGTGCCCGAATGGATGGCAAACCAGTGGCCCTGCGGATCCTTCAGGCCGTCGGGGATGTCATTCCAGTTGGCAGGCTTGTAGGGTGCCGTCACGCCTTCCTTCTGCGCCTGGATGCCGAACGTCACGCCGTAATACACCACGTCGGCCACCGGATTGGCCTTTTCCGCGACGATCTGGGCCAGCGACTGGCCCGAGTTCTTGTTGTCGTGCGGCACCGTGACGCCGGTCTTCTCCTTGATCGCGCGGATCTGCGCTGCCCAGTCCGCCCATTCCGGCGGGCAGTTGTAGCAGATTGCCGTTTGCGCGGCCGCGGCGTGGCTGAATACGACCGCGCCAATCGTGGGCAGCAGCCAGCGCAAGCGGCGCAGCCAGGACGAAGTCGATTGCATGATTCACTCCTTTTCTAGATACGACGGTGGTGGAAAACGGCGTAGGACGAGGCGATGTCGGCGCTGCTTTGGTTGCAGTGCTGCTAGGCCGGCGGCCCGACGGTAGCGCCTTCGCGCAGCGCGTGCGGCAGCAGCGTCGCGCGCGGCATGCGGGGGCCAGGCGCGGCCCCGGCGCTGGCGGGCTCCAGCCGCGCCAGCAGGCAGCCCAGCGCACGCGCACCGATCTCGTTGTTGGGCTGGGCCACAGTGGACAGCGGCGGTTCCAGCAACTGGCCGAGTTCGATGCCGTCGTAGCCGAGCACGGATACATCGCCGGGCACGGACAGCCCCAGGCGCTTCAGGATGGAAATCACACCGATCGCCAGCATGTCGTTGGTACAAAACAGCGCGGTGGGCGCGGATGGCGCTGTGACGAATCGCCGGATGCGCTCGACCTCCGCCGGCGTGTGCGTGGGCGTATGGGCTGGCAGGGACAGCGGCGGCAAGGGCTGCAGGCCATGCGCGCGCATCGCGTCCTGGTAACCCATGTGGCGCTGCCTGGCGCGGTCCGACGCGACGAAGGCGCCGGACACCACCGAAATGCGCCGATGCCCGGCAGCGATCAGCGTCTCGACGCCGGCGCGCGCGCTGACGCGGTTGTCCACCGATACCGAATAGCGTTGGCCCCGGCGCGCTGCCTGGTTGTACGCCAGGACATAAGGCACGCCTTCGGCATCCAGCTGGTCCAGCACCGCGCTGCGGGCGGCATCGGCCACCGTCAGCACCATGCCGTCGACGCGGTGACGCAGCAGATATTCGATCCGCTCGCGTTCGCGGGCCGGGTCGTAGCGGCTGGTCACGAGCATCAGCGAATAGCCTTGCGCCAGCGCCGCCTCCTCGATGCCGTGCCAGCATTCGGCAAACACGGCGTTCTCGAGCGTCGGCAGCATGACCCCGACGATGCGCGAGCGCTGGGCCCGCAGCTTGGCACCCAGCAGGTTGGGGCGGAAGCCAAGCTCACCCGCCGCCTGCAATACGCGCCCGGCGGTGTCCTGGCGGACCAGCTCCGGATTGCTGAACACACGCGAGGCGGTCGCCAGCGACACGCCCGCGGCCCTGGCGACATTGACCAGGGTCGCGCCATTGGAGGGCGCGGGCGAAGCGGCGAGGGAGGTGGCGTTGCGGCGCATTCGGCAGGAATCGGGTTCAGTGCAGGAGCTGGTGCAGGAGAAAATGAAAACGTTTTCATTCAAGCCGCAAAAAAACGGGTGTCAAGGACAACCGTTGGTGCGGTGCGCCGCAAGTCAACCGGCGTGGCTGTGCAAGTGGCCTGGATGGCCGAACGAGGGCCATTGTGCGGGGCGCAAGTGACAGCGGGATGACACCAGTGGGCGGGGACCGGCCACGGACCCTTCGCACGGGCGCCAAATTAAACGTGTCCCCGTATTGCGCTGCTCCGGCAACATACGCTATAGTTCGGCCTCTCTGCTGCAGCGCAGGTACGAAAGCAGTCTGCAGCAGGCACCGACACAGGAGTGGTAGTTCAGTCGGTTAGAATACCGGCCTGTCACGCCGGGGGTCGCGGGTTCGAGTCCCGTCCACTCCGCCAGTATCAAGAAACGCCCGCATCGCGGGCGTTTTTCATTTGCGCCATGGCCTCGCTCCGCCATGTTCGCCACCCTGCACAAAGGGCGCTTGCCCACCGGCTCCTGATAGAATCGCGGAGTTTGTCTTTCGTGCCAATCCACTACCCGAATCCGCATGCTTGATTTCGTACGCAAC from Cupriavidus taiwanensis encodes:
- a CDS encoding ABC transporter ATP-binding protein, coding for MHEPTPIALRQCGKTFPDGTRALEPLDLDIGAGETVVLLGPSGCGKTTTLRMIAGLEFPDTGGEILFGGAAVTHLPIEQRGVGMVFQNYALFPNMTVAENISYGLRVRKVDAQTRRRRVDDMLAMMQLGTFANRRVDQLSGGQRQRVALARAIAVQPRVLLLDEPLTALDAKLRDALRADINQLLRSLRITTVYVTHDQAEAMALGDRIIVMDKGHIAQSGTPQDIYRHPANAFVADFIGTMNRLPAAADHQVWRVPGGALPREPRHIEVAQVELMFRPEDVALADAPNAPDVHVAGSVVTALFLGHATRLLVDVGAPAPIVLDTARRDRWVAGDRVGLRIDTGHLLTVPAAPSVSVGSAA
- a CDS encoding ABC transporter permease; this encodes MRRRTTAPTARTLIVFALPALIVFLAFFCLPMAKLLAVSVAGESGAGVYWTVLSSPRYLHSLLSTVLLSASVTLATLAIAGVAGTFLQRHPVPGKPVLVAMLTFPLAFPGVVIGFMVIMLGGRNGLLASVGDLLAGERWTFAYGMAGLFVGYLYFSIPRVILTVMAAVEKLDASLEEAARSLGAGRWRVVRDVMLPALMPALISSGAICFATSMGAFGTAFTLATQLDVLPLTIYNEFTNYANFGMAAALSILLGVVTWALLAVARHLSGNAVAATA
- a CDS encoding LacI family DNA-binding transcriptional regulator encodes the protein MRRNATSLAASPAPSNGATLVNVARAAGVSLATASRVFSNPELVRQDTAGRVLQAAGELGFRPNLLGAKLRAQRSRIVGVMLPTLENAVFAECWHGIEEAALAQGYSLMLVTSRYDPARERERIEYLLRHRVDGMVLTVADAARSAVLDQLDAEGVPYVLAYNQAARRGQRYSVSVDNRVSARAGVETLIAAGHRRISVVSGAFVASDRARQRHMGYQDAMRAHGLQPLPPLSLPAHTPTHTPAEVERIRRFVTAPSAPTALFCTNDMLAIGVISILKRLGLSVPGDVSVLGYDGIELGQLLEPPLSTVAQPNNEIGARALGCLLARLEPASAGAAPGPRMPRATLLPHALREGATVGPPA
- a CDS encoding ABC transporter substrate-binding protein, with amino-acid sequence MQSTSSWLRRLRWLLPTIGAVVFSHAAAAQTAICYNCPPEWADWAAQIRAIKEKTGVTVPHDNKNSGQSLAQIVAEKANPVADVVYYGVTFGIQAQKEGVTAPYKPANWNDIPDGLKDPQGHWFAIHSGTLGLMVNVDALRGKPVPQSWADLQKPEYKGMVGYLDPASAFVGYVGAVAINQALGGSLDNFGPALKFFKDLQKNQPIVPKQTAYARVLSGEIPILLDYDFNAYRARYKDRANVAFVIPREGSLVVPYVMSMVNKAPHPAEARKVLDFVLSDAGQSLWANAYLRPVRAKAVSKEVESRFLPASDYARAKTIDYGKMAEAQKAFSDQYLKEVR
- a CDS encoding ABC transporter permease translates to MKTNRRGSAYWAQLALTLAVCAFMTVPVALSVLAGLTSNIFVGLQSGLTTRWVEEVWGLYRNTIFLSLWIALACLACTLVLGVPAAYYMALRRSRVTRLIEELLMLPVAIPGLATALGLILLYGGLPWLRTSWVFILIGHVLFTLPFMVRSVLAIMSAIDIRTLEDAAASLGATRMQRFFTVVLPNCRQGILAGALMVVTLSVGEFNLTWMLHTPTTQTLPVGLADSYASMRLEIGSAYTIVFFLMIIPLLVIMQIVSALGARAQRHPVQDTPMPFATVTSSHNSPAGPDSTPQSQPQTEAPRHA